Part of the Mytilus trossulus isolate FHL-02 chromosome 2, PNRI_Mtr1.1.1.hap1, whole genome shotgun sequence genome is shown below.
TTACAAAggttaatgatttttttttattaatttctttcaGCTTtcttgcaattaaaaaaaaaaactacatttttgaAATTAGCTTCAGATTAATTAGTAGAGCTTTTATCTATGTTATGAACcatcttttgaaattaaatacaaacagtaaaaagaaaattttataaatacaaaaatgaattataacatgtacaagtatataacaaatatgaaatcAGTAAAGAGAATTATTTCAAATGCTATTTACTAATAAGCAAATTTTTAGctcataaataaaatttaagtttatatatatattttatcaacaatgaacaatacATTAAGAACTTAATAATATAACAGCACTATTAAACATAATGAGACAAAAACTAGGTTTTACAATATacacataaacatataaacaaaattaaataggGTGTACTGGATTTGTGTGTGTCCCACTGTCTGCATCCTTACCGGGTATTCAGATGTATGTTTAAAACTCAACAAGACATAGCTGTTCCCCTAAGAGTACTGAATTGAATTTCCTATGCAATCTCCACTgaatcaatatgaaataaattttcttgGGCTTAAGATGGGTTAATGGAACAACTCGAAACTTCCACTTTCACATTATTCTTTTACCTTGTACTTGCTTCTGTTTGTTTATCAGAAATGTTAGTTCATTTTCCTAGATAATTACTGACAATTAGTAAATGCTTcttggttttagtttttttttaataaaatgcacTTAATTTTACTATCTGTAGACTCTAGCTTTCaagttacatgtacaaaacgaaatttctataatattttcatgtgaaaatatttaatattgaagGATATTGATCAGTTCCAATGGTGCAAAACACTGTCATTCAAAAGCTATACTCCTActttatcttaaaataaaatccCAAAAATGAAAGTTTGCAATAATTACCtatgattaaaataaagtttaagcGTTTGTACCTTGCTGCATCCGCTACTCTATAAGAATGGTTGATATGAACGGGTGAACTGAACATGCTTTGGTAAAATCttgttaaatacatatatacctttgtacttttttgctttgaacattatatttattaatctttaattttaatcataaaatattcatttcatctTTTGAAAAAGTACTGAAGTTAAATTTTGCACCTTTAATGCCCATCTACATCTAAcctatttatttgaaaaaaaactacttTACAATTCTTATATCCAACTATAAGAGactacaaacaaaaaataccacATAGACAGGAATGTACTAATCTATAACTACAGATTTTGATTGTGTTAATGATAAACTGGgtaataaataacatttaatcATGGAATAATTaacaagtaaacaaaacaaaaagatactCCAAGGCAccacatttgtatattttgtacagTCTAGTCTCTGTTGTCTTCGTCCTTAAGTTTCTAAATATGGCCCCCAATAACTAAcaataagataaataaaaaacttcttacttattatttgtgtttatttatcatattattttaattgttaccTTGAAAAAGAGTTCCTGATAAACTTATGAGTTgcaatgatattttataaaatttaaaataaaaatcctgTTAATGAAGTTcctatttgaataattttgttcTGTTATATTAATCTGAAAAACCTCCAATAATTATAAACggaaaaatatatagatatattacatgtatagatttataatttataatttagataaccccaattttattcataaataaacatatataaatatatgtaaaggcatttataatactaaaatttattttctatttactcaTGACAAATAGCTTTAAAGAATGAACAATATAAATTCCAAAATGTATGTAATGTATACCCTGTTTTTTATGACTTCCTTTCTACTATGGAATCTCAAACAAAATTGTAGCAGCCATTGCTACTGACCAGTGTAAATTGGTATTTGAACTTCCAAACATTGCAATGCTACATCAAAAAGGAAGCTCAATAACAATTTATCTATCTAAATAATACAAGGAAAATAACCAGATGTATATGGACTATGGAGTACAAAAGAGCAAGATATGagcaataattcaaaataaaccCTTATCTCATTCAACTGTGAATACAATGTATACCATAGAAAGAAATTCTTTTCGTGGAAGATGTCTAACCCTGAACTTAATTAACCGGTTTGTGACTTGTTATTTGGGATGACTATCTCTCATATGTCAAATTGACAGAGTACATAATTTTAAACGATACACTTCTTAAAAaacagtttagaaaaaaaatgagatacacAATGTCATTaggatataaatattttgaaagttttattaaaaactgtGGTAAAAGAATTATAGATGACAGATGGAGACAAATTTTGAAAGCAGAGTGTTTAATCAGCTATGGGAAGCCATACCATTTGTTAAATCACAGAGATAAGAAATGTATGCAATTACAACATACACCTGGAAAACTAAAAGCAGGACAAATATGTACAAACTATACACAAGTATTTAGTGGCAACACTATGGTTTAGTCATCTGTTTTAAATACAAAGGAAAAACTAATTCATTACTTCATAAATTTTCTTTCCAATCCTTGTGTCctcttttaaatatcaaaagatactgagtttgaaattatttactgtaaattctgaaattaatgcgaggtttttattattgcgaaaactGCGAccgagttgtaaacgcaataatttaaactcgcattttgaattattttatatgaatttaataggatttctcaaaatcgtaaacattaaaatagcatttaagtctaaaataacaaaatcgcaataataaatgcacgcaataatttctgaatttacagtattaaaaTCAGGTACTTGTCTGAATGCTTCTATACCAAACAGGTATTTAACTCTTTATAGAGTACCATAGGTCAAATTTAGGTTACGATAATGCCTCAATATGGCCCCTATTTCTagctttaatttcaaatatggATTTACTGACCATAATCACAATAAAGCAAAGCTAAAgaatgaaaagaaagaaaataggTCTTCTTGATGAAAGTTTAGGTATAGCGGTCATGTGGATTTCTTCCAAATTTCTAAAGACAGACAATGGATTCAATATGCTATATAGAAGCTAAAATTTAATTAgagtaaacttttttttagaacttGAGAAGTATGAGATACCACACTGGACCAAGTTTAAAGCAATTAACATGTTTCACCTCAAagaattttcaaagaataaattgaataaattataatctccattttttaattgtctataacaatatatatttattatctaTCTATTTATGTAAACCCTGTTTctctctttctatttttttttattgatacatgggtcttatgttttttaatgatacatgggtcttatgttttttaatgatacATGGGTCTTATGTTTTCCTCTGTCTTGGTAATAATCACACAAAATACAATAGAAATTTCAACTGAAACTTGTACATTGCAAAATAATCCCTTTTAAACAAACTCAAGAGCTTTGAATGCAAATTTCAACATACACCTTATGCAGGAAAGGCACTacaaaaacattgattatgaAGTTATCATGAAGTCCTGGTGGTCATTTGCATATGAGAGATGATTATTTAAAAGGTTTGTACCATATAAGCATCCATTATTGTGGGACAATCTCACATAATTAGTATgctaaataatacatttaatatttgcCATCATCAATtgtcaaatttataatttttattttagggattcataaaaaatcatttgaagaaCAATATCATATTACAACAACTGTGTATACCTATATAAATCTGTCTTCAGTTATTCAGTTGAAATTtccatgataaaaaaatcaattgtttaatCTATAAGCAAATGATATCTGTATGAATAATGCAAGATTACAAATTACTGAATTTATCCtcagaaaataaatacaaaacaaaaggaAAACGTATAAGTCAAGAGATtgtattaaaagataaatatcaGTGACCTTAAATTCCATGATAAAATTGTGcttataaattttaatgtgaCATAAAGTAATTGACAGTAAGTTCAAAggtcatttaaacaaaaactgcAGTCACATAAGGTCACAAAACattgaatgcattttttttcaaaaatttgttcTTGTTTTTCAGCTTATTACTAGACAGATGGTCCCTTGTTTTGTAATCTGACATTATCCTTaccaaataaatatatgaatatgtgTATACAATAAGATAAAACATGTTTAGGTATAGGTGGTCATTCAATGCACTTGCTGACAAAGTCCAAGAATCTTCGTGCATATTGTTCAGGTTTCACTGTAGATATTTCAGCATTTGCACCATGTTTCATTGTCTTTGCAGCTTGTGCTGTACGCTTTTTCACTccatattttgtcaaaatgtcaaTCATTGCTAAGAAGTAAATCTCTCTTCTAGGACAATCTACAGAAAAAAGatcttgaattattttatgtaatgtacatattttgactgtttatcataataaaaataaatagcagGTGTTTTTTAAGGTGAGGGATGATAGGCATACATATATGTTTCTACAAATCAATTAAAGTGTAAGAGTGCAAATAAATTAGTAACTTTAGAGTGTACATTATCATATTATGGTTACagtattatttaaaatcatataaggTTATCAAACCCTTACCATCACTGCATTTCATAGCAAATCTCTCAATAGTATTATCAATGTCGCCATTAAATGGTGCTTGTATTAATTGTGGACTGTCTGGTGGTGTAGGTACCCCTCCCATGCCATTTTGGTCATCATCATAGCCATTTTCTTCCTCGTTGCTATCCTCTTCTCCTTCCTTGGCCCTCTGCACCATTTCAGCAGACTCCATATCAGCTTTATCACAGTCATGTATCCCTACTATTAAGCTGTAGTCCATTAAATGTAAGCTTGCCAAAAACTGTAAACATAATAATGTTGGAATTTTTGTTACCGTAATCATTTCTCATAATCTACAATATGAAACTCGTTGTGATACATTGATACATATCAACTATTTCTTGTAGACttaaatccacaaaaattaacataaaataaaaaaaaaagcagttcGACGTctttaacaaattatatgtaaacagcTTATTGAATGTTACTACATTTGAAAGAAAATCCTGCACCTGAAGGCAATTACACTAATAACAGTCAGTGAATATCAAAATTGCTAAAATCTAAAATCTTGCATAAAATAGTAAATTCTTAAATGTATTTTGTCCTCAAAAGAGAATTAATCAATCtaagttttctttaaatgtaaTACTTTTAACTCTAGCAATTTTATCTAacattcatttttgaaataagaaTATGATATAAATTAGCATGAAAGAATAACAAATttagtatttatatttgaagacaaattgATTACTTCACACATAAGAAATATGTTGAAAATAGAAATGCTGGTTTCAAATCATTCATAAGCActgtaaacatttgttttgttctttgGTTCCGTAACctctgtttgttttgatttaaacaataaaacaaatgtttctttgtttttatgaaGTGTCTGTAAGAGTTTCTTGACATGAATTAAATATTCTTCCTGTTAGAAGATCAACTATCTTTCAATTTTCTTATCTTCCTTAAATAAGTGggtttattttcttctttgaaATGGCAGACTTCTTTTAAAACTCTTTTCATATTTGTCAATCTTGAATACTTTCCTTTCATGTAcaataaaatgttgatttttcaagtttgtaGTTTGTACACCAGGAAGCAAATGTATATGGTCGTGTGCTAAAATCCAAGGAAAAGTTTTTCTTTAAGGTTACTTTTAGTGTTGtgcttgagaaaaaaaatattatttattcaagTTTCTGATTTCTTACTTCTCATTTTGTGCATTATGACATCCAGAGTATTACAAACTTGAAATTACTGTATTAgtcatttttattgtaatttgtgTATTATGATTCTTATGTATCCAGTCCTCTTTAAGAATTTTCTCTAATGAGTCATGGTACAAGCCATTTGTACCATGACTCATTAGAGAAAATTCTTAAAGAGGACTGGATACATACTGGATTCATTAATGTTTGATGAATACCAATTTATGGTGGATTTTgagggtacaggtgaaccacaaattaaatgttcaacaaattacaaattttgtaagGTTGTATGAAGATTTGGGCAAAATCACAAAGATATATGAATccacaaatatttcataatataattcatatttaaaagatTTCTATCTTTgacatttcattttgttaaacaattttTCAGAAATGTAACTGGATACCTTGGAGGGGACTTTCCGGTAATTGAGATATCCCATTTGTAATGTATTGGATAAAACTTTAGTCCttgatatttaataaattagaaatataatGTAGAGTATTTCATCTTAGAAGGTCAGATTTCTTACAATTTCAAGATATAAGGCACAATTTACATACTGGATTAATTTTTACTAAACACAATTAATCTTAAACTCAAGATTTGTATTTCtgaaaagcaaaataatttttcCTACGGTCATGACGGTAaaggtgaaatatttttttttaaaatttagaactGTTCACTTCTTCTTTTTGCAATAGAATATTGCCCTTCCTGAACATTTTCCCTTTCTTGGAATTATTAAGACGTTGTAATGTCtgtaaaaaggtaaaaaagaGGACCTCATTTTTGGTAAGAGGCCAGATTAAATAAAAGTTATGCAGCAATCCTCTGTAAAAGATTAATAAAATTTCAGAATTCAAGGAACATGTTCAGACctaagaatttttaaaatattgtgctCAATTTATAACAACAGTTCATACATGTCATAAAAGGTGACAAAGTCAAAATATCATTTCTGAAGACATAGAACTGACATGTTTAATCCTTCAAACTTATTCTTCCTGTAAACGTAATTTACCTCTGCATCCTTGGTAATAGTTGCCATTAGTTTCTCTTTTAGATCTTTACCCAGGAATAACACAGCTTCATCTCGGATAAAATCATTGTCTTTATATGTAGGTAAGTCTTTAGACTGTAACAATAAACATCAAACATGGTAAATTACTTGACAAAATGGCATGTATGGTcatgaaatataaaagttaGCATCGGATAAAATCATTGTCTTTATATGTTGGTAAGTCTTTAGACTGTAACAATAAACATCAAACTAGGTAAATTACTTGACAAAATGGCATGTATGGTcatgaaatataaaagttaGCATCGGATAAAATCATTGTCTTTATATGTTGGTAAGTCTTTAGACTGTAACAATAAACATCAAACTAGGTAAATTACTTGACAAAATGGCATGTATGgtcatgaaatataaaatgtatggtatgaactacatgtatatagataagATCATTAGTCTTCcctgtttgaatgattttgcactagtaatttttaccgtacattgacctataatggttaatcttataaattgtgacttggatggagagttgtctcattggcactcataccaaatcttcctatatctataaaacttatcatcataatcaaatttaaattacttttgtttAGGGAAAGGGATGATGGACATACATATATGTTTCTACAAATCAATTGAAGTGTAgagtacaaaataaataagtaaCCTAAGAGTGTACATTATCATATTATGGTAACagtattatttgaaatacttgATGGTTATTTTAGACAGTTTTTGTCATGGCATTCTGTCcttacatattctttttttgttttaacttatgttatgtttttaaaGGAATTGAAAGGTTTTAATGAAAGAACTTAAGTCTGAACATCTTATTACATGATTACAACAATAAGATGCATCTAATGAACAAAATTACAGCTGACTGCATTGAGGTataggtaatatctttggttagcttgctagCTAGCTGAATGGTGAAGTCATTATTAAGTTAAGAAAACTACCttcctttaagagtagactagtcagacagataaccaatctatctgcCTGAAGGACTAGACTACTTTGAAAGGAGGGTGGTATACCTTacataataatgacttcacagttcagctggcaagcaagctaaccaaagatattacttttaactacacactcaatgcaattaGCTGTCATTGATTATTCATTGACTGCTGATTCAAGTATTTTTACCTTTTCTTTATCACTTGCATGTCTGTCCACAGTTGACCCctgtaaataaagatatgtacatatctatatacaaatatataatgtttcTTAAACTTGTTTACTTTAGAAAAGAGATAATTAGGTGACCATGGTAactctttatttaattttcataactgTATGCCCACAAAAAATAATGCTTCTAAAATAATCTTTTCTTGTTTCATTGGTATAAATTAAGTATAAAATATGTGTTACATCAGTTCTACAAATTTGTATTGGCTATTTGCAATTGTTTCCCTTGGGGAAAACTTCAAAATAAGAAACtgacaattttttaatgtagatttttataaaatcaggTTTTATAAGTACCCATTTTTATTTAGAGGCTAGCTGAGGACCACCTCTGGGTGCAAAATTTTCTTGCTGCATCAAAGACCCATTTTCTGTCTTTGGCTGTTACCTGCTCTTTGTTTGGGTTATCATCTCTTTGACTTACtccccatttcaattttattcagaatttttttctgatcatAATCGAGCAATCAGGACAAAAGATCAAATCTTGTAGTTGGAAagtatgtgttttattttaatctttaaatgAATACACATATCTGCTCTTACCttcaaatcatattttttgtgaATTGTTAACCTTGGACTGAATACATTTCtcataataattaaataatgttCTACATCATTAACTGTAATTCTGTACATTCCAAGATAATGTGGTAATAATGTCTGGGCATGAACTTCTACTATGTACTGaaagtaaacaaacataataatgTACGGGCATGAACAATAACGTCTGGGCATGAACTTCTACTATGTACTGaaagtaaacaaacataataatgTCTGGGCATGAACTTCTACTATGTACTGaaagtaaacaaacataataatgTCTGGGCATGAACTTCTACTATGTACTGaaagtaaacaaacataataatgTCTGGGCATGAACTTCTACTATGTACTGaaagtaaacaaacataataatgTCTGGGCATGAACTTCTACAATGTACTGaaagtaaacaaacataatattgTACGGGCATGAACAATAATGTCTGGGCATGAACTTCTACTATGTACTGaaagtaaacaaacataataatgTCTGGGCATGAACTTCTACTATGTACTGaaagtaaacaaacataataatgTCTGGGCATGAACTTCTACAATGTACTGaaagtaaacaaacataataatgTACGGGCATGAACAATAACATCTGGGCATGAACTTCTACTATGTACTGaaagtaaacaaacataataatgTCTGGGCATGAACTTCTACTATGTACTGaaagtaaacaaacataataatgTCTGGGCATGAACTTCTACAATGTACTGaaagtaaacaaacataataatgTCTGGGCATGAACTTCTACAATGTACTGaaagtaaacaaacataataatgTACGGGCATGAACAATAACATCTGGGCATGAACTTCTACTATGTACTGaaagtaaacaaacataataatgTCTGGGCATGAACTTCTACGATGTACTGAAAGTAAACAAACATTATAATGTACGGGCATGAACAATAATGTCTGGGCATGAACTTCTACTATGTACTGaaagtaaacaaacataataatgTCTGGGCATGAACTTCTACTATGTACTGaaagtaaacaaacataataatgCCTGGGAATGAACTTCTACTATGTACTGAAAGTAAACAAACACTTCATATtacaatacagaaattattCTGTCAACAGTTAGTTGGCGTATTTTAtaccatttcaatttttaactcttttcaattttgattcAATATTTGTTCCTCTCATAGATATGACCTTCTGTTACAAATAGTTCCAAATCATATTTCAagttccttttaaaaaaattgtcttggcattataataaataatatgaattttatGCTTCACATGTATTTATGGTGAAAAATAAAAGGTATAAGATGTTGAATTATGCTATTTGGCTATTTTGCTTTCATTCTGTTAAGTTGTTTTAACAAGATAAGGTTTTGTTCCTCATCTAACAATATAGTTAATTATCTCCCAAACCTGAtgatattgttaattatttccCTTACCTGATGATATtgttaattatctcccttacccGATGATATCTCTTACCATAATGCTATTGTTCATTATATCCCTTATCTGAtgatattgttaattatttccCTTACCATAATGATATTGTTCATTATctggcccaagaccacaattaatgaccccgcttttcgttgtccacgaatatagttccttttatagcgaaccaaatgaaagttttccaCAGAGTCGTCTGCTCTTGACCAAGGGATTTAAACTTTTGCAGGTTTACCTGTCCCATTGAATCAATACAATAGCTATTTttctctgtgtagtttattcacttggacatttaaatttcttctaggagaaatctatcactcttTGATTAATTTGcctgaccaaaaaaatatcttctttgttgattgaaatacatgtataaactcaCATAACCTGCATGTGATACagtatttattcaatatcaataatataaattcaatCTGTGCAATATAAGCactgatttaattataaaaagtttatttctgatttttttttttttttgctgcatcCATTTACGTTTCAGACAATCTGCATGTTTTTTGTGGTTCTTCAGTTATAAAGAATACATTTATGAAGacctttatttaaacattatcatttcaagtttttatttgtgaacaGACTAAAAAATTGCAACTTTTAAtaggtaaaatgttgaaatttgatcagaaatcaacttttaacttttaaactaCCGGTGTTTATATTAAACAGATTTTCttgattgaataaatacaacatcacatacagttttataaatacttatttgtacatgtatttccatcattgacagtttaattttttgttcaggtaaattaatcagtgagtgatagatttctcttgcATGAAATTTAAAGGTTCCATtgaataaactatacagagaacaatacctgttgtatttgttagatgggacaatagaactgccaaaagtttaaatCGACAGGTAACAtgcaggtgaatctatggaaaACTATCATAGGCTTCGCAataattagagtgtatttttccttaaatttttttctttcaagatctcatttatttcttaattttttttgggtggaaatgaaagaagagaggtgaaaaaaaattttggatgttgtattttaactgattttgatatggaatgagtgattaggccaagtgcaaaaaggtaatattcacagttttcggaacatctcttgacttgtcaatagaggtatggatgtgtattggctaaatttgtaaaacatgtaaaagtgattgcttcaatctttctgaattttggatatatttttggactagGACTATAAattacacacacacaaaatttgacaaaagtgcatggtgcaatttttttaatgatgcaaaaggttataaagaactgatagaggaattaattgtggtctgtggccatCTCCCTTATCTGAtgatattgttaattatttccCTTACCTGACGATATtgttaattatctcccttacctGATGATATTGTGAATTATCTCTCTTATCTGATGATATtgttaattatctcccttacctGATGATATTGTTTAAGTATGTGATGCATTTGTTCCACTTCCTCAGTGACTAGACtttttataaagtattttttatcatGAGACATAAACATCCTGGCACCACTCCTCCCTGGAGAATCAATCTCAACTGGTTGTTTGTTGGTCAATGAATTCTGGAAACAAAAATTCTAGCTTACAAattgcatttgaagtcaatttttatataactacCATGGTATATCCTgacaccatttaaaaaaaaatcatagtagATAGCTGCTAAAGCTTCACCCTCTAATGACTGTTGCCTGTTATTTAATTCTTCCATGCAGAGTAATTTGTGAAATCTCAGTAGCATTTTCTTTGTTGTAACAATTTATCTTTTACTAAAAGTGGTTCACTTATATTTTGAACTTGATTTCTGAGTGGAATTATGTTGATTAAAACTTACCATATAATCATGATCATCTATATCAAATCTTTCACGTAAATTTCTGAACACAAGAGGGCAATATTCTTTGACCTTATAATGACTAGGCATTATATctctaaaagaaaaaagacataaACTCATAATTAGTGTACAGCAAtaagatataaacatttaaacatacatacatgtacataaagcTCAAAGGGTACAAAGACAAGCTTAAGAGTTGTGATCTTTATGGATCTTAATTCAGTTTTTTATGTCAACTTTATTCCTATGTGTGAAAATGAAGGGGTTATGTTTTCTGACAATTTATGTCacataataaaaatttgtaaaataataactagaggctctcaagagcctgtatcgctcacatGACTCTACTTGGggttttgaaatcatataaataacagataaaatttggctacaaagaaacaaaacttggccagcacctcataaggaaaggactattcatgctatgtttgttttcattcaatTCCATGGTTCTTTAGAAGAAgacttttgtatgcatttccctaAGGGTCTTTTGTTAAACTAAGCCCCCCGTTGACAGCCATCTTTGATGATGGATCAGAGACAAAGTAAAAACACTTGGTCAGCttctcataaggaacattcatgctatttttggtttcattccattcagtggttctctaaaagatgtcatttgtatgaattttccagagggtcctatgttaaactaagtcccccccgttggcggccatcttggatgatggatcggcttcAAAGTAACAATACTTGgccagcacc
Proteins encoded:
- the LOC134706643 gene encoding phosphatidylinositol 5-phosphate 4-kinase type-2 alpha-like produces the protein MANAKMKPKFKAVTPKLKLFRANDPQLSVFMWGINYTITGLEHVKVPVMLMPDDFKAFSKVKVDNHMFNKDIMPSHYKVKEYCPLVFRNLRERFDIDDHDYMNSLTNKQPVEIDSPGRSGARMFMSHDKKYFIKSLVTEEVEQMHHILKQYHQYIVEVHAQTLLPHYLGMYRITVNDVEHYLIIMRNVFSPRLTIHKKYDLKGSTVDRHASDKEKSKDLPTYKDNDFIRDEAVLFLGKDLKEKLMATITKDAEFLASLHLMDYSLIVGIHDCDKADMESAEMVQRAKEGEEDSNEEENGYDDDQNGMGGVPTPPDSPQLIQAPFNGDIDNTIERFAMKCSDDCPRREIYFLAMIDILTKYGVKKRTAQAAKTMKHGANAEISTVKPEQYARRFLDFVSKCIE